A portion of the Granulosicoccus antarcticus IMCC3135 genome contains these proteins:
- a CDS encoding IclR family transcriptional regulator, producing the protein MADEKNETKVDSTLSKGLAILETLAAATDGKGVTELSRELGYTKSNVFRLLQTLKHLGYVKNREDKSYTATLKTWQVGRHTIENLNLRDVASEEMRYLSRETGETIYLAVRENLSVVYISKIDSIKPIRSWNPIGGSAPVHCVGAGKAILASNYTTLRDAVKGSLTRHTDKTLTRITDLDADMALTLERGYSYDSGEFREGIISVGAAISLPDQETIASVSISLPEVNLGDITKEKLGALVVEAAAKVSAKLQRF; encoded by the coding sequence ATGGCTGACGAGAAAAATGAGACGAAGGTCGATTCCACCTTATCCAAGGGGCTGGCAATACTGGAGACGCTGGCAGCAGCGACTGATGGCAAAGGTGTAACCGAGCTTTCCAGGGAGCTGGGCTACACAAAATCCAATGTCTTCCGGCTGCTGCAGACGCTGAAGCATCTGGGTTATGTCAAGAATCGCGAAGACAAGAGCTATACGGCGACCTTGAAGACCTGGCAGGTGGGTCGTCATACCATCGAAAATCTCAATCTTCGGGATGTGGCCAGTGAGGAGATGCGCTATCTGTCCAGAGAGACCGGGGAGACGATCTATCTGGCCGTGCGTGAAAATCTGTCTGTGGTGTATATCAGCAAGATTGACAGCATCAAGCCGATTCGTTCCTGGAATCCGATAGGCGGCAGTGCACCCGTACATTGTGTGGGTGCCGGCAAGGCCATTCTGGCATCCAACTACACGACGTTGCGAGACGCTGTCAAAGGTAGTCTGACTCGACACACTGATAAGACGCTGACGCGCATCACTGATCTGGACGCCGATATGGCGCTGACTCTGGAGCGTGGTTACTCCTACGATAGTGGCGAGTTCAGGGAAGGCATCATCAGTGTGGGTGCGGCCATCAGTCTGCCCGATCAGGAGACGATAGCCTCAGTGAGCATCTCCTTACCCGAAGTGAACCTGGGTGATATCACTAAGGAGAAGTTGGGCGCTCTGGTTGTTGAGGCTGCAGCCAAGGTGTCAGCCAAGCTGCAGCGTTTCTGA
- a CDS encoding rhodanese-like domain-containing protein → MTSLTTSSAQMVAAARERIEEIETVDLIAMVGDPDVVIVDIRDVRERQRSGFIPGSFHAPRGMIEFWVDPDSPYFKEIFAADKKFVFHCASGWRSALTVATLQDMGFKAAHLKEGFSTWAKQNGPVEHAAADTAK, encoded by the coding sequence ATGACTTCATTGACAACCTCATCGGCGCAGATGGTTGCAGCTGCCAGAGAACGCATAGAAGAGATTGAAACCGTTGATCTGATTGCCATGGTCGGAGACCCCGACGTGGTTATCGTGGATATTCGCGACGTGCGTGAACGTCAACGCAGTGGCTTCATTCCGGGTAGTTTCCACGCACCACGTGGCATGATCGAATTCTGGGTCGATCCGGACAGCCCCTACTTCAAGGAGATCTTTGCAGCAGACAAGAAGTTTGTCTTCCACTGCGCATCAGGCTGGCGTTCAGCACTGACCGTGGCCACCTTGCAGGATATGGGCTTCAAGGCTGCACACCTGAAGGAAGGCTTTTCTACCTGGGCGAAGCAGAACGGCCCGGTAGAGCATGCAGCCGCAGACACGGCCAAATAG
- a CDS encoding NAD(P)/FAD-dependent oxidoreductase: MTSKPVSLWDHSAEEPEVSQPFKPDSKVDVAIVGGGFTGLSTALHCAEKGLSVQLFEAEQIGYGGSGRNCGLVNAALWLPPAQVREKLGETYGPRFIKQFGKGPEYVFSLIEKHQMRCEVTRTGTIHAAHSPGGLRDLQGRMDEWQRLGEPVELLDRAAVSEMIGTERFYGGLLDHRAGTINPMGYCRGLARAADQAGATISTGIRVTRLQKEGTGWVVETDQGVVHAKAVILGTNAYTDELWPDLKRIFTMINYFQLATRPLDGKAASILPGKQGLWDTAPIMFNIRRDAFDRLLIGSMGKVMGTVDSGLSQRWASHQIRKIFPQLGPVEFETAWHGQIAMTPDHLPRIHELGTNAYTAIGYNGRGITTGTLFGKAMADLLTGMDKADLPLPITSLSTVPSAPFYSRLYQTAFTANQVARSIV; encoded by the coding sequence ATGACATCAAAACCTGTTTCTCTGTGGGATCATTCGGCTGAAGAGCCTGAAGTTTCGCAGCCATTCAAGCCCGATTCGAAGGTCGATGTCGCCATTGTGGGTGGTGGATTCACAGGCCTGTCGACAGCCTTGCATTGCGCCGAGAAAGGACTCTCCGTCCAGCTGTTTGAGGCCGAGCAGATTGGTTATGGCGGTTCTGGACGAAACTGTGGATTGGTGAACGCAGCCTTGTGGCTGCCACCTGCGCAGGTTCGCGAAAAACTGGGTGAAACCTACGGGCCACGATTTATCAAGCAGTTTGGCAAGGGGCCAGAGTACGTCTTCTCCTTAATCGAAAAGCACCAGATGCGTTGTGAGGTAACTCGCACCGGCACCATCCATGCGGCACACTCACCCGGTGGCCTGCGTGATCTGCAAGGCCGGATGGATGAATGGCAGCGATTGGGCGAGCCTGTTGAGTTGCTCGATCGTGCCGCGGTGTCAGAGATGATCGGTACAGAGCGCTTCTATGGTGGTTTGCTGGATCACCGGGCCGGTACGATCAACCCGATGGGCTATTGCCGGGGGCTGGCGCGTGCCGCTGATCAGGCGGGGGCCACGATATCCACGGGCATACGGGTGACCCGCTTGCAAAAAGAGGGTACAGGCTGGGTGGTTGAGACCGACCAGGGCGTTGTGCATGCCAAAGCCGTCATATTGGGCACCAATGCCTATACCGACGAGCTGTGGCCAGATCTGAAGCGCATCTTCACCATGATCAATTACTTCCAGCTGGCAACCCGTCCTCTGGATGGCAAGGCTGCTTCCATTTTGCCTGGTAAGCAAGGTCTCTGGGACACAGCTCCCATCATGTTCAACATTCGTAGAGATGCCTTCGATCGGCTGTTGATTGGCAGCATGGGCAAGGTGATGGGAACCGTTGATAGCGGCTTGTCACAGCGCTGGGCCAGTCACCAGATTCGCAAGATCTTTCCTCAGCTGGGACCGGTTGAATTCGAAACGGCCTGGCACGGACAGATTGCCATGACGCCGGATCACTTGCCGCGCATTCATGAGCTGGGCACCAACGCCTATACGGCGATTGGCTACAACGGTCGAGGGATCACCACGGGCACCCTGTTTGGCAAAGCCATGGCGGATCTGTTGACGGGGATGGACAAGGCTGATCTGCCTCTGCCCATTACCTCGCTGTCCACGGTACCCAGTGCGCCGTTCTACTCCCGTCTCTATCAGACGGCTTTCACGGCCAATCAGGTGGCCAGGAGCATTGTTTAG